Proteins found in one Paenibacillus dendritiformis genomic segment:
- the phoU gene encoding phosphate signaling complex protein PhoU: MIKRREFDLGLDELSRLLEQMGRHVERALFESIESLKTMDAERARAIINEDPHLNRMEDNIVELGSKLILTQQPVAKDLRRILVAFRISSDLERMGDLSIDIAKVVLRIEGQTLMKPLIDLPRMAEIVQQMITDSIRAYVQEDIDLAYKMAKDDDQVDQLYSQIFRELLSYVLENPHNASQAMLLTFVGRYIERIADHATNIGESVVYLVTNERPDLNS, encoded by the coding sequence ATGATTAAGCGCAGGGAATTCGATCTGGGGTTGGATGAGCTCAGCCGCCTGCTCGAACAAATGGGCCGCCATGTGGAGCGCGCGTTGTTCGAATCGATAGAATCGTTGAAAACGATGGACGCGGAGCGCGCCCGGGCAATCATTAACGAGGATCCGCATCTGAACCGGATGGAGGATAATATTGTCGAGCTGGGCTCGAAGCTGATTTTGACGCAGCAGCCGGTGGCCAAAGATCTGCGGCGCATCCTTGTTGCCTTCCGCATCTCCAGCGATCTGGAGCGGATGGGCGATCTGTCCATCGACATCGCCAAGGTCGTGCTGCGGATAGAAGGGCAGACGCTGATGAAGCCGCTCATCGACCTGCCGCGCATGGCGGAGATTGTCCAGCAGATGATTACCGATTCGATTCGGGCCTATGTGCAGGAAGATATCGATCTGGCTTACAAAATGGCGAAGGATGATGATCAAGTCGACCAACTGTACAGCCAAATATTCCGCGAGCTGCTCAGCTACGTGCTCGAAAACCCGCACAACGCCTCCCAGGCGATGCTGCTCACCTTCGTCGGCCGCTATATCGAACGGATTGCCGACCATGCCACCAATATCGGCGAGTCGGTCGTCTACCTCGTCACCAATGAACGTCCTGATCTGAATAGTTAA
- the pstB gene encoding phosphate ABC transporter ATP-binding protein PstB, translating into MTTNTATGTDLKPIINIDSLNLYYGTYHALKNVSMTIPEKAVTAFIGPSGCGKSTLLRTLNRMNDMIAGTRIEGRVEIAGTNIYSNEVDVETLRKKVGMVFQQPNPFPKSIYDNIAYGPRLHGIRNKAKLDEIVEQSLRSAVLWDEVKDYLKRSAFSLSGGQQQRLCIARALAVNPEILLMDEATSALDPISTLKIEELVQELKHQYTIVMVTHNMHQAARVSDQTVFFLNGEVVEFDQTETLFSNPSDKRTEDYITGRFG; encoded by the coding sequence ATGACGACGAATACGGCAACCGGGACGGATTTGAAGCCTATCATTAACATAGACAGCCTGAATTTGTATTACGGCACCTACCACGCGCTCAAGAATGTATCGATGACAATCCCCGAGAAGGCGGTCACCGCGTTCATCGGCCCTTCCGGCTGCGGCAAGTCGACGCTGCTGCGGACGCTGAATCGGATGAACGACATGATTGCCGGCACGCGCATCGAGGGGCGGGTAGAGATTGCCGGCACCAATATTTACAGCAATGAAGTCGATGTGGAGACGCTGCGCAAAAAAGTAGGCATGGTCTTCCAGCAGCCGAACCCTTTTCCGAAATCGATATATGACAATATTGCTTATGGCCCGCGGCTTCATGGTATTCGCAACAAGGCGAAGCTGGATGAGATCGTTGAGCAGAGCCTGCGTTCCGCCGTGCTGTGGGATGAAGTGAAGGATTATTTGAAGCGGTCGGCATTCAGTCTCTCCGGGGGGCAGCAGCAGCGCCTCTGCATCGCGCGCGCGTTGGCGGTGAACCCCGAGATTCTGCTGATGGATGAAGCGACATCCGCGCTGGATCCGATCTCGACGCTGAAGATCGAGGAACTGGTACAGGAACTGAAGCATCAATATACGATTGTCATGGTTACGCACAATATGCACCAAGCCGCCCGCGTGTCGGATCAGACTGTCTTTTTCCTCAATGGGGAAGTGGTTGAGTTCGATCAGACGGAGACGCTGTTCTCCAATCCGAGCGACAAGCGGACGGAAGATTATATTACGGGACGCTTCGGCTAA
- the pstA gene encoding phosphate ABC transporter permease PstA: MAMLQDANRKQISTRRKIDFCLHILFVTATLIGIVALMALLVNIMMDGLSRLNTDLFTNYPSRRPAAAGMKSAIVGSIYMVLIMAPISFILGVGAAIYLEEYAKKNALTRFIQLNISTLAGVPSIVYGILGLTIFVRGMALDRSLLSGSLTMTLLVLPIIIVSAQEAIRAVPKMRRDASFALGATKWQTVSRSVMPSAISGILTGVILALSRAIGETAPLVMIGALTFVAFLPNSILDQFTVMPIQIFNWVSRPQVAFHELAAAGIIVLLALLILMNLSAVLLRNKYQKNR; encoded by the coding sequence ATGGCGATGTTACAGGACGCGAACCGCAAGCAGATCAGCACCCGGCGCAAAATCGATTTTTGCCTTCACATTCTTTTTGTTACTGCTACATTGATTGGGATCGTCGCGCTGATGGCGCTGCTCGTGAACATTATGATGGACGGCTTGTCCCGGCTCAATACTGACTTGTTCACGAACTACCCGTCCCGCCGGCCTGCCGCCGCCGGGATGAAGTCGGCGATTGTCGGATCGATTTATATGGTGCTCATCATGGCGCCCATCTCATTCATTCTTGGCGTAGGAGCGGCCATTTACCTGGAAGAATACGCAAAAAAGAACGCTCTTACCCGGTTCATTCAGTTGAACATCAGCACATTGGCGGGCGTTCCGTCCATTGTATACGGGATTCTCGGGCTGACGATTTTCGTGCGCGGCATGGCGCTTGACCGAAGCCTGCTCTCCGGGTCGCTCACGATGACCTTGCTCGTGCTCCCGATCATTATCGTATCCGCCCAAGAGGCGATTCGCGCGGTTCCGAAGATGCGGCGGGACGCTTCATTCGCGCTCGGCGCGACCAAATGGCAGACGGTCTCCCGCTCGGTCATGCCATCGGCCATCTCCGGCATACTGACCGGCGTCATCCTGGCCTTGTCCCGGGCGATCGGCGAGACCGCGCCGCTCGTTATGATCGGAGCCCTGACGTTCGTCGCCTTTCTTCCGAACAGCATTTTGGATCAGTTCACGGTTATGCCGATCCAGATTTTCAACTGGGTATCGCGGCCGCAGGTGGCGTTCCATGAGTTGGCCGCAGCGGGCATCATCGTGCTGCTGGCGCTGCTCATCCTGATGAATCTGTCAGCCGTGCTGCTGCGCAATAAATATCAGAAAAACAGATAA
- the pstC gene encoding phosphate ABC transporter permease subunit PstC has product MQANVPQQEAKLTFRNRRMHLSDKIVPVLLFLCAAVSVLTTIGIVYTLFSETWSFFSHVNIADFLFGTRWSPLIQPKEFGILPLIGGTLLVTLIACLVAIPIGLASAIYLSEYAPDRVRKIVKPILEVLAGVPTIVYGYFALTFVTPIIREIFPSTGVFNALSAGIVVGIMIIPMVSSLSEDAMTAVPRSLRHGAYALGATRFEVALKIVVPAALSGIVSSAVLAFSRAIGETMIVTVAAGATPNLTLNPLESIQTMTAYIVQVSLGDTPHGSIEYGTIFAVGMTLFIITFLLNILALWVARRFREEY; this is encoded by the coding sequence ATGCAGGCGAATGTCCCGCAACAAGAAGCGAAGCTGACGTTCCGTAACCGCAGAATGCATTTGTCGGACAAAATCGTGCCGGTGCTGCTGTTCCTGTGCGCGGCCGTCTCGGTTCTGACGACAATAGGCATCGTCTATACGTTATTCTCGGAGACGTGGAGCTTCTTCTCCCACGTCAACATCGCCGACTTCCTGTTTGGCACCCGGTGGAGCCCGCTCATTCAGCCTAAGGAGTTCGGCATTCTGCCGCTTATCGGCGGGACGCTGCTGGTCACGCTCATCGCTTGCCTGGTCGCTATCCCGATCGGGCTGGCGAGCGCCATCTATCTGAGCGAATACGCGCCGGATCGCGTCCGCAAGATCGTCAAGCCGATTCTGGAAGTGCTGGCTGGCGTGCCGACCATTGTATACGGCTATTTCGCCCTTACCTTCGTCACGCCGATCATCCGGGAGATCTTCCCGAGCACAGGCGTCTTCAATGCGCTCAGCGCCGGAATCGTCGTCGGCATCATGATTATTCCGATGGTCTCCTCCTTAAGCGAGGACGCGATGACGGCCGTCCCGCGCAGCCTGCGCCACGGGGCCTACGCCCTCGGGGCAACGCGCTTCGAGGTGGCGCTCAAGATTGTCGTGCCGGCCGCGTTGTCAGGCATCGTCTCCTCCGCCGTACTGGCCTTCTCACGGGCGATCGGCGAGACGATGATCGTGACGGTAGCCGCAGGGGCGACTCCGAACTTGACACTGAATCCGCTGGAGAGCATTCAGACGATGACAGCGTACATCGTGCAGGTCAGCCTGGGCGACACGCCGCATGGATCCATTGAATACGGCACGATTTTTGCCGTCGGCATGACGCTGTTCATCATTACGTTTCTGCTTAATATATTGGCGCTTTGGGTTGCACGCCGGTTTAGGGAGGAATATTGA
- a CDS encoding PstS family phosphate ABC transporter substrate-binding protein: MKKWGKQIMLLTLVAVMAFALAACGGKKEDTSNAGAGNTGTESTQTNTANNTNQGSEDKLSGTIEIDGSSTVYPMTEAIAEEFGKEHSDVRVSVGTSGTGGGFKRFIAGETAISNASRPIKDKEAEDAKANGVEYLELTVAYDGLSIVVNKDNSWVDKITLDELKKIYEPNSKVKTWADVREGWPNEEIKIYSPGADHGTFDYFTEEINGKAQESRNDGQITFSADTNAIVQGVAGDKNAIGYFGYSFFEENQDKLKLVPVDNGTATVAPTLDTIKDGSYAPLSRPLLIYVSKKQMEKPEVKAYVEYYLKTAGSIAEEVGYVPLPQEKYDEQLNQLK, encoded by the coding sequence TTGAAAAAGTGGGGCAAACAAATCATGCTGCTTACTTTGGTGGCAGTCATGGCATTCGCGCTAGCGGCATGCGGCGGCAAAAAAGAAGATACCTCGAACGCAGGCGCCGGCAATACGGGAACGGAATCTACGCAGACGAACACCGCTAACAATACGAATCAAGGCAGCGAGGACAAATTGTCCGGCACGATTGAAATCGACGGTTCCAGCACGGTCTATCCGATGACAGAGGCGATTGCAGAAGAATTCGGCAAGGAGCATAGCGATGTCCGCGTCTCCGTGGGAACGTCCGGCACAGGCGGCGGCTTCAAGCGGTTTATCGCAGGCGAGACTGCCATCAGCAACGCATCCCGCCCGATCAAGGACAAGGAAGCGGAAGACGCGAAGGCGAACGGCGTCGAGTACTTAGAGTTGACGGTTGCTTATGACGGCTTGTCCATCGTCGTGAACAAAGACAACTCCTGGGTCGACAAAATTACGCTCGACGAGCTGAAAAAAATCTATGAGCCGAACTCCAAGGTCAAAACGTGGGCGGACGTGCGGGAAGGCTGGCCGAACGAGGAGATCAAAATCTATTCTCCGGGCGCGGACCATGGAACGTTCGACTATTTCACGGAAGAGATTAACGGCAAGGCGCAAGAAAGCCGCAACGACGGCCAAATTACGTTCAGCGCGGATACGAACGCTATCGTGCAAGGCGTAGCCGGAGACAAAAATGCGATCGGCTACTTCGGATACTCCTTCTTCGAGGAAAATCAAGATAAGCTGAAGCTCGTTCCTGTCGATAACGGAACGGCGACGGTAGCTCCGACGCTCGATACGATTAAAGACGGAAGCTATGCCCCATTGTCCCGTCCGCTCCTTATCTACGTAAGCAAGAAGCAAATGGAGAAGCCGGAAGTGAAGGCTTATGTTGAGTACTACCTGAAGACGGCTGGCAGCATTGCCGAAGAAGTCGGCTATGTGCCGCTGCCGCAAGAGAAATATGACGAGCAGTTGAACCAATTGAAGTAA
- a CDS encoding BglG family transcription antiterminator, whose protein sequence is MEKDISRKIKLLKILAEEKKWFTLSELEQKLDCSSKTIRKDISVLNDLLPQNASIFSKKGKGIKLAIPQDQTICEVISNLSKKSLTFLVLQKFLEGTAPTITSLSEKLYLPVSSTNMALKRVSKYIEKFGLSLEKKPLGITGDEFQIILMFSERYLEAFTEEEWPFNEYRKEVLLGYISYIEKKLGIIFFTNDRRRFVFIMAILFIRRKRGHRVKFNECIIKNTIETPYYKEIFERGTDEKRDAIHFLTIEEKVLLVIIVKLSRYASVNQANLRREELKLYKEGKIQAYTYISEFIHILEREVKIDLASDEDFVYGMVDYCRHTFYKLMFLPKIIMPEKETCKYIKKTYKKTFLSVKKAYNEWAKKLEILDVPDEEAAKITMRIAATGRLKNMNKKKVLLITGEEKSWEIYMKSWINKKFDGKLEIIGEVDRKMIEGDIKSMDIDFIITTIPLTINFHSIVHVSPILQERDFNEIELFVNQNG, encoded by the coding sequence ATGGAAAAGGATATTAGTCGTAAAATCAAATTGTTGAAGATTCTTGCTGAGGAAAAGAAGTGGTTTACTCTCTCTGAACTTGAACAAAAACTAGATTGTTCCAGTAAAACAATTCGAAAGGATATATCAGTTCTCAATGATTTATTGCCGCAAAACGCTTCTATTTTTTCGAAAAAGGGAAAAGGGATCAAATTAGCCATACCCCAAGATCAGACCATATGTGAGGTTATATCTAATTTATCTAAAAAATCCCTGACTTTTTTAGTTCTTCAGAAGTTTTTGGAAGGAACTGCACCTACCATTACCTCTTTGTCCGAAAAATTATATCTTCCTGTCTCTTCAACGAATATGGCACTAAAAAGGGTTAGTAAATATATTGAAAAATTTGGTTTATCACTTGAGAAAAAACCTTTAGGAATCACAGGGGATGAGTTCCAAATCATCTTAATGTTCTCTGAACGCTATTTGGAGGCTTTTACGGAAGAAGAATGGCCGTTTAATGAGTATAGGAAAGAAGTGCTTCTAGGTTATATTTCTTATATCGAAAAAAAATTAGGTATTATATTTTTTACGAACGACAGAAGAAGATTCGTTTTTATCATGGCCATTCTTTTTATACGCAGGAAGCGAGGGCATAGGGTAAAATTTAATGAATGTATAATTAAAAATACAATTGAGACCCCGTATTATAAAGAAATATTTGAAAGGGGCACAGATGAAAAACGAGACGCCATTCATTTTTTGACGATTGAGGAGAAAGTCTTATTAGTAATCATCGTGAAATTATCCAGATACGCAAGCGTAAATCAAGCTAACTTAAGGCGGGAAGAACTAAAACTGTATAAGGAAGGAAAAATACAAGCTTATACTTATATAAGTGAATTCATTCACATATTGGAAAGAGAAGTAAAGATAGATTTAGCAAGCGACGAAGATTTTGTGTATGGTATGGTTGATTACTGTAGACATACCTTTTATAAATTAATGTTTCTCCCGAAGATAATCATGCCGGAAAAGGAGACTTGCAAGTATATAAAGAAGACTTATAAAAAAACATTTCTGTCAGTGAAGAAAGCATATAACGAATGGGCGAAGAAACTGGAAATCTTAGATGTGCCTGATGAAGAAGCCGCAAAAATAACGATGCGGATAGCGGCAACCGGGCGGTTAAAAAATATGAATAAGAAAAAAGTGCTCCTAATTACAGGGGAAGAGAAAAGCTGGGAAATATACATGAAGAGCTGGATTAATAAAAAGTTCGACGGAAAACTAGAGATTATAGGTGAAGTGGATAGAAAAATGATTGAAGGCGATATAAAAAGCATGGACATTGACTTTATTATTACTACAATACCGCTTACTATTAATTTTCATTCCATTGTTCATGTATCCCCTATACTGCAAGAACGTGATTTCAATGAAATCGAACTATTTGTTAATCAAAACGGATAA
- a CDS encoding methyl-accepting chemotaxis protein, with amino-acid sequence MTMPMLSLINPGSPQIKHCGASPEYGDLVHDAPAVDPRTPIEDVEDMFLSDSSLRCLIVVDGAQQPSGMVMRERFHERMSKRFSPALYHEKPIARLMDRDMACAEWGTDAAQLLELAEARPEERMYDSLIITSGGQYAGVLSAKQLSELSSRVRRNAERKEEAVLQSTLQAFDSIRGETGYVRQAAEEGKLHASAMMDKTLAGKTSLDHVSSAFQQVFEQVNDQAAEMEHLRQYTQAVADSIGVIRGWSDSCHMLALNASIEAARAGEHGLGFQVVAAEVRKLAMLTKEATGQIEETLSQMVQALNQAVHTGERTREQVGMTAMGVEAACGRFEQLLQAIAHNQEQLAQIDACAQRMEERAQEAHAELKRMAERE; translated from the coding sequence ATGACGATGCCGATGTTATCTCTCATTAACCCGGGTTCTCCGCAGATCAAACATTGTGGCGCCTCCCCGGAGTACGGCGATTTGGTTCATGACGCTCCGGCGGTTGATCCGCGGACTCCGATCGAGGACGTCGAGGACATGTTCCTGTCCGATTCCTCGCTGCGCTGTCTTATTGTCGTGGACGGGGCGCAGCAGCCGAGCGGGATGGTGATGCGCGAACGGTTCCATGAACGGATGAGCAAGCGGTTCTCCCCGGCGCTCTATCATGAGAAGCCGATAGCGCGGCTGATGGATCGGGATATGGCCTGTGCGGAGTGGGGGACGGATGCGGCCCAACTGCTTGAATTGGCGGAGGCCCGTCCGGAGGAGCGGATGTATGACAGCCTCATTATCACTAGCGGAGGGCAATATGCCGGCGTGCTGTCGGCGAAGCAGCTGTCCGAGCTCTCCAGCCGCGTGCGCCGCAATGCGGAGCGTAAGGAGGAGGCGGTGCTGCAATCGACGCTCCAGGCGTTCGATTCGATTCGGGGCGAGACCGGATATGTCAGGCAGGCGGCGGAGGAAGGCAAGCTGCACGCGTCCGCGATGATGGACAAGACGCTGGCAGGCAAAACTTCGCTCGATCACGTGTCCTCCGCCTTTCAGCAAGTATTTGAGCAGGTGAACGATCAGGCGGCGGAAATGGAGCATCTGCGACAATATACCCAGGCGGTGGCCGATTCCATCGGCGTCATCCGCGGCTGGTCCGATTCATGTCATATGCTGGCGTTGAACGCTTCGATCGAAGCGGCCCGCGCCGGCGAGCACGGGCTTGGCTTCCAGGTCGTGGCCGCGGAGGTGCGCAAGCTGGCCATGCTGACGAAGGAGGCTACCGGCCAGATCGAAGAGACGCTGAGCCAGATGGTTCAAGCATTGAATCAGGCGGTACATACGGGGGAGCGCACCCGGGAACAGGTTGGAATGACCGCAATGGGGGTTGAGGCGGCATGCGGTCGGTTCGAGCAGCTGCTGCAGGCGATCGCGCATAATCAGGAGCAGCTGGCACAAATTGATGCCTGCGCGCAGCGCATGGAGGAGCGGGCGCAGGAAGCGCATGCGGAATTGAAGCGCATGGCGGAACGGGAATGA
- a CDS encoding response regulator transcription factor has protein sequence MSERKVLVIEDEPTLARLLSYNLTLEGYDTTVIDHGSQGLQVALHRKFDLIILDIMLPGMNGFEVLSKLRQAGIRTPVIILTARNAEEEVVQGLKCGADDYITKPFGVAELLARVGAVLRRASSDEPAETEEADDKVIAIGDLRIYPEKYEVTLHHELIPLRPKEFEVLLYLVQRPGMVITRDDLMNAVWGFDYIGGQRTVDVHVSSLRKKLEMNQRSVQIDSIRGVGYKLVHHKKAHRTDE, from the coding sequence ATGTCTGAACGAAAAGTATTAGTCATTGAAGACGAACCGACATTGGCGCGGCTATTGTCATATAATCTGACCTTGGAAGGGTACGATACGACCGTGATCGACCACGGCTCCCAAGGGCTGCAGGTGGCGCTGCACCGCAAGTTCGATCTCATCATACTGGATATTATGCTGCCGGGCATGAACGGATTCGAGGTGCTGTCCAAGCTGAGACAAGCCGGCATCCGTACGCCCGTCATCATTTTGACGGCGCGCAATGCGGAGGAAGAAGTCGTGCAGGGCTTGAAGTGCGGAGCGGACGACTACATTACGAAGCCGTTCGGCGTCGCTGAGCTGCTGGCGCGCGTCGGCGCCGTGCTGCGCCGCGCATCGAGCGACGAGCCGGCCGAGACGGAAGAAGCGGATGACAAAGTCATTGCGATCGGCGATCTGCGCATTTATCCGGAGAAGTATGAAGTGACGCTGCATCATGAGCTGATCCCGCTGCGGCCGAAGGAATTCGAAGTATTGCTCTACCTCGTCCAGCGCCCGGGGATGGTCATTACCCGCGACGACCTAATGAACGCGGTATGGGGCTTCGACTACATCGGCGGACAGCGGACAGTCGATGTCCATGTCAGCTCGCTGCGCAAGAAGCTGGAGATGAACCAGCGCTCCGTCCAGATCGATTCGATTCGGGGCGTCGGCTACAAATTGGTCCATCATAAGAAGGCGCACCGCACCGACGAATAA
- the pnpS gene encoding two-component system histidine kinase PnpS, giving the protein MSRFRTRLTLIFVLLIGISVTAAGIYMASTFKHNHIRQLEQNMSREIMLIEQTLAWIQPGSMGEMIAYYSGWARKLHDSADARVTFILADGTVVGDSDHKATDMDNHLSREEIVKAGQEGIGSNIRYSETLGQNMLYVARPVHTSTFDGYIRLAMSLEHVESSVRALWAYLALGLAALFVIAGIVSYRIAFNLTRPIENMTRVAMRIAQMDYKARAQAAGKDEIGQLGTAINAMAESLQVQMSQIRENESRLQTVMEHMINAIVMVDAKGKVALLNRKAEHILGIRSREWLGRPFSEVRAPYEMQQMMAEVEEKKLLRHEEMTIYYPEERLLDVTVVPAYFTDQEWAGILLVMQDVSEIRRLERMRTEFVANVSHELKTPIAAVKGFAETLLNGAMHDPDIAKSFLQIIQEESERLNRLIGDILELSKIEAKRAVLQFSPVELGTFLEQTVEMLRKEAGSKRIDVRLDAETDLYVEADEDRLRQIMLNLLSNAINYTPEGGQVKIGAVALHDPDQEERIRLTITDTGIGIPKKDLPRIFERFYRVDKARSRVSGGTGLGLSIVKHLVDAHGGTIRVESELGVGTTFTIELPVLQEWSPDGSEQ; this is encoded by the coding sequence ATGTCGCGGTTTCGCACGCGTTTGACTTTAATCTTTGTGCTGCTGATCGGGATATCCGTGACGGCAGCCGGCATTTATATGGCGTCCACCTTCAAGCACAATCATATCCGCCAGTTGGAGCAGAATATGTCCCGGGAAATTATGCTCATCGAGCAGACGCTCGCCTGGATTCAGCCGGGCAGTATGGGCGAAATGATTGCATATTACAGCGGCTGGGCGCGCAAGCTTCATGACAGCGCGGATGCCCGCGTTACCTTTATTCTGGCTGACGGGACGGTCGTCGGCGATTCCGATCATAAGGCCACCGATATGGACAATCACCTGTCGCGCGAGGAGATCGTGAAGGCGGGACAGGAAGGGATCGGCTCGAATATTCGTTACAGCGAGACGCTGGGGCAAAATATGCTCTATGTCGCCAGACCCGTGCATACGTCCACTTTTGACGGGTATATTCGTCTGGCGATGAGCCTGGAGCATGTCGAGAGCAGCGTGAGGGCGCTGTGGGCGTATTTGGCGCTCGGTCTGGCGGCATTATTCGTTATCGCCGGGATCGTCAGCTACCGGATTGCCTTCAATCTGACGCGTCCGATCGAGAATATGACCCGCGTCGCGATGCGCATCGCCCAGATGGACTACAAGGCGAGGGCACAGGCTGCGGGGAAGGACGAGATCGGGCAGTTGGGTACGGCCATCAATGCGATGGCGGAGAGCCTTCAGGTGCAGATGTCGCAAATCCGTGAGAACGAGAGCCGGCTGCAGACGGTCATGGAGCATATGATCAATGCGATCGTAATGGTCGATGCGAAAGGCAAGGTTGCGCTGCTGAACCGGAAGGCCGAGCATATTCTCGGCATCCGAAGCCGGGAATGGCTCGGGCGTCCGTTCAGCGAAGTCAGGGCGCCGTATGAGATGCAGCAGATGATGGCCGAAGTCGAGGAGAAGAAGCTGCTGCGCCATGAGGAGATGACGATTTATTATCCGGAGGAGCGGCTGCTGGATGTTACGGTCGTCCCGGCCTATTTCACCGATCAGGAATGGGCGGGCATTCTGCTGGTGATGCAGGATGTCTCGGAGATTCGGCGGCTGGAACGGATGCGGACCGAATTCGTGGCCAATGTGTCCCATGAACTCAAGACGCCGATTGCCGCGGTCAAGGGCTTCGCCGAGACGCTGCTGAATGGAGCGATGCATGATCCGGATATTGCGAAGTCCTTCCTGCAGATTATTCAGGAGGAGAGCGAGCGCTTGAACCGGCTTATCGGCGACATTCTGGAACTGTCGAAAATCGAAGCGAAGCGGGCGGTGCTGCAATTTTCGCCGGTGGAGCTCGGGACCTTCCTCGAGCAGACGGTGGAGATGCTGCGCAAGGAAGCGGGCAGCAAGCGCATCGATGTCCGGCTGGATGCCGAGACGGATCTGTATGTCGAGGCGGATGAGGATCGGCTGCGCCAGATTATGCTCAATCTGCTCTCCAACGCGATTAACTATACGCCGGAGGGCGGTCAGGTGAAGATAGGGGCTGTGGCGCTGCATGACCCGGATCAGGAGGAACGGATCCGGCTGACGATTACCGATACGGGCATCGGCATTCCGAAGAAGGATTTGCCGCGCATCTTCGAGCGCTTCTACCGGGTAGACAAGGCTCGCTCCCGCGTATCGGGAGGAACGGGACTGGGGCTATCCATCGTGAAGCATCTCGTCGATGCGCATGGAGGAACGATACGGGTGGAGAGCGAGCTGGGCGTAGGCACGACCTTTACAATCGAGCTTCCTGTGCTGCAGGAGTGGTCGCCGGACGGGTCAGAGCAATAA